In one Polynucleobacter sp. JS-JIR-5-A7 genomic region, the following are encoded:
- the rpsP gene encoding 30S ribosomal protein S16: MVVIRLARGGSKKRPFYSIVATDKRNRRDSNFIERIGYFNPQAAESEQAMRIAQDRLTYWTGVGAQVSPTVVRLIKNNPAA; encoded by the coding sequence ATGGTCGTCATTCGACTGGCACGCGGCGGCTCTAAGAAGCGCCCTTTTTACAGCATTGTTGCTACTGATAAGCGCAACCGTCGCGACTCGAACTTTATCGAGCGCATTGGTTACTTCAATCCACAAGCAGCTGAATCTGAGCAAGCCATGCGCATTGCTCAAGATCGTTTGACTTATTGGACTGGCGTTGGTGCGCAAGTATCTCCAACGGTTGTTCGTTTAATTAAGAACAATCCTGCTGCTTAA
- the rimM gene encoding ribosome maturation factor RimM (Essential for efficient processing of 16S rRNA), producing MSTPSLNDLIELGAISEAQGLQGQVKVRPHSADPVALLSSKTVWLSLIPRRDAGVSVSVEQASLTQYKVKSAKMHSGNVVLALDGVTDRDQALALKGARILVARDAFPKADSDSYYWVDLIGCQAINLQHEALGEVLDVTENGAHGVIAIGDPVSKEIKYLVPFVKEVVQNVDLPNQVITLDWQLDWQ from the coding sequence ATGAGCACACCTTCCCTAAATGATTTGATTGAACTTGGCGCCATTTCTGAGGCGCAAGGTTTGCAGGGGCAAGTGAAGGTTAGACCTCACTCAGCAGACCCTGTGGCGCTTCTCTCTTCTAAGACAGTTTGGTTGTCCTTGATCCCACGTCGGGATGCTGGCGTTTCTGTATCTGTAGAACAAGCCTCGTTGACGCAATATAAAGTGAAGAGCGCCAAGATGCATAGCGGTAATGTCGTGCTTGCATTAGATGGTGTTACTGATCGTGATCAGGCCTTGGCATTAAAAGGTGCGCGCATATTAGTTGCCCGTGATGCATTTCCAAAAGCGGATAGTGATTCTTATTACTGGGTCGATCTGATTGGTTGCCAGGCAATCAATTTGCAACATGAGGCGCTAGGTGAAGTGCTCGATGTCACTGAAAATGGTGCTCATGGTGTGATTGCTATTGGTGATCCTGTTTCTAAAGAAATCAAATATCTTGTGCCCTTTGTCAAAGAAGTGGTGCAAAACGTCGACTTGCCAAATCAAGTGATTACGCTTGATTGGCAATTAGACTGGCAATAA
- a CDS encoding CobD/CbiB family protein: MTFFSILFALIAEQYRPVTSSHWIARMSARWLDWVAGEFGGKSEEGASPIGARMACLVAFVLPTFLVFMVYVTCMLTYPILGFLWNVVIAYLFFGFRQFSHSFTLVHEAIEAHDLPAARAALGEWYGPELDTANLSETEVISLALERAIIGSHHHVFGVLFWFMMPMGPAGVVLYRLADIAAQRWSERDFNLSEAARHFFYVLDWVPARITAMGFAIVGNFEGAVYGWRYLTQKWSDSLSAVILAAGSGALGVRLGEPLSEPESDEALRMAEAGEPLIYEVGLEPTERTMRSAVGLVWRLVIAWMALLLMLTIALWLG; this comes from the coding sequence ATGACTTTCTTTTCTATTCTCTTCGCCCTCATTGCTGAGCAATATCGCCCAGTAACCTCTAGCCATTGGATTGCGCGTATGAGCGCTCGTTGGTTAGATTGGGTCGCTGGTGAATTCGGTGGCAAGTCTGAAGAAGGTGCAAGTCCAATTGGCGCACGCATGGCTTGCTTGGTTGCTTTTGTGCTACCTACCTTTTTGGTATTTATGGTGTATGTCACCTGCATGTTGACTTATCCCATTCTTGGTTTCTTATGGAACGTCGTCATTGCGTATTTATTTTTCGGCTTCCGTCAATTCAGTCACTCATTTACTTTGGTGCATGAAGCAATTGAAGCGCATGATCTACCAGCTGCGCGGGCAGCACTGGGTGAATGGTATGGCCCAGAGTTAGATACTGCCAATCTTTCTGAGACAGAAGTGATTTCATTAGCGTTAGAGCGAGCTATTATTGGTTCACACCACCATGTGTTTGGCGTGCTGTTTTGGTTCATGATGCCAATGGGTCCCGCAGGTGTGGTGCTGTATCGTTTGGCTGATATTGCTGCTCAGCGTTGGTCTGAGCGTGACTTCAACTTAAGTGAAGCAGCGCGTCATTTCTTTTATGTATTGGATTGGGTTCCCGCGCGTATCACGGCAATGGGCTTTGCGATTGTTGGAAACTTTGAGGGTGCAGTATATGGTTGGCGCTATCTCACCCAAAAATGGTCTGATTCATTATCGGCTGTGATCTTGGCTGCAGGTAGTGGTGCCTTAGGCGTGCGACTCGGTGAGCCCTTGAGCGAGCCTGAAAGTGATGAGGCACTGCGTATGGCTGAGGCCGGTGAACCTTTAATCTATGAAGTGGGTCTTGAGCCTACTGAGCGCACGATGCGTTCCGCGGTTGGCTTGGTATGGCGCTTGGTTATCGCTTGGATGGCTTTGTTGCTAATGCTGACCATCGCTCTTTGGCTTGGCTAA
- the trmD gene encoding tRNA (guanosine(37)-N1)-methyltransferase TrmD: MRFDVVTLFPEMFTALTQWGVTGRACEQSLASVHLWNPRDFCLDARKTVDDRAYGGGPGMVMMAKPLEDTIAGIKAAHQAAGTQSGPICLLAPQGERFSQKMASDILNDGNLSLVCGRYEAIDQRFVDRNVDLQISIGDFVLSGGEIPAMAIMDAVIRLIPGALGDGESATQDSFMNGLLDYPHYTRPEIYENLSVPDVLLGGHHAKIADWRRQKSLELTFRLRPDLIESARANGLLTREDEQFLRSL; this comes from the coding sequence ATGCGCTTTGATGTCGTGACCTTATTTCCCGAGATGTTTACTGCACTCACGCAGTGGGGTGTCACTGGTCGTGCCTGTGAGCAATCATTAGCGAGTGTTCATTTGTGGAATCCACGAGACTTTTGTTTGGATGCGCGTAAGACGGTGGATGATCGTGCCTATGGGGGCGGTCCAGGCATGGTCATGATGGCCAAGCCCCTCGAAGACACTATTGCAGGGATTAAGGCGGCTCATCAGGCTGCTGGAACTCAATCGGGCCCCATTTGCTTGTTGGCGCCCCAAGGAGAGCGCTTCTCCCAAAAAATGGCCTCAGATATCTTAAATGACGGCAATCTGAGCTTAGTTTGTGGTCGATATGAGGCTATAGACCAACGTTTTGTGGATCGCAATGTCGATTTACAGATATCCATAGGCGATTTTGTGCTGTCTGGGGGCGAAATCCCTGCTATGGCCATCATGGATGCGGTTATTAGGCTTATTCCTGGGGCTCTCGGAGATGGCGAATCTGCCACCCAGGATAGCTTTATGAATGGTCTTTTGGACTATCCGCACTACACCAGGCCTGAGATTTATGAAAATTTATCGGTGCCGGACGTGCTTTTAGGCGGACATCACGCTAAAATAGCGGATTGGCGCCGGCAGAAGTCTTTAGAGCTGACGTTCAGGTTAAGGCCGGATTTAATTGAATCGGCTAGAGCCAATGGGTTGCTAACCCGAGAAGATGAACAATTTCTTCGCTCGCTGTGA
- the rsgA gene encoding ribosome small subunit-dependent GTPase A, which produces MEQFRALLTASYGRHYLAQRLVADTVGKESPSGPLIQVSTPAKQHIGAVGDRMLLEMTSADQARIIEIEPRENILYRSDAFKSKIIASNVDQILVVLATQPAFSPDLLGRAVVAAEANQIGLHILLNKCDLQDNLVQARKIIEPYARMGYPVSEVSAKFDPASIDTLRPALAGKVSVFVGQSGMGKSSLLNAWVPNAAALTQEYSVRLDTGKHTTTACRYFELPESWGRDAAGKLGALIDSPGFQEFGLAHMSVSELQHAFREFKDLHGKCRFHNCAHQSEPDCAVRDAVDRNEIAPERLALFRQLRSDSKTADTQIQGISQAKERWSALATKPSKR; this is translated from the coding sequence ATGGAACAATTTCGCGCGCTACTGACTGCTTCCTACGGAAGACATTATTTAGCGCAGCGCCTAGTAGCAGATACCGTAGGGAAAGAATCCCCAAGCGGTCCTTTAATTCAAGTGAGCACTCCCGCTAAGCAGCATATTGGTGCTGTGGGTGATCGTATGTTGCTGGAGATGACATCTGCAGATCAAGCGCGCATTATTGAAATTGAGCCTCGTGAAAATATTCTCTACCGCTCTGACGCTTTTAAAAGCAAAATCATTGCTTCTAACGTCGATCAAATTCTGGTGGTACTAGCAACCCAACCCGCCTTCTCTCCCGACCTCCTGGGCAGAGCGGTCGTGGCGGCTGAGGCCAATCAAATTGGCTTGCATATCCTACTCAATAAATGTGATCTCCAAGATAACTTAGTGCAAGCGCGCAAAATCATTGAACCCTATGCGCGCATGGGCTATCCCGTCAGCGAGGTCTCCGCTAAATTTGACCCCGCTTCGATTGATACACTTCGTCCTGCCTTAGCCGGTAAGGTATCCGTCTTTGTTGGTCAATCCGGCATGGGTAAATCTAGCCTGCTCAATGCTTGGGTACCCAATGCTGCTGCACTCACCCAGGAATACTCCGTGCGCTTAGATACCGGTAAACACACTACTACCGCCTGTCGTTATTTTGAATTACCGGAATCTTGGGGGCGAGATGCAGCCGGCAAATTGGGTGCATTAATTGATTCACCAGGTTTTCAGGAGTTTGGTTTAGCACATATGTCTGTGAGCGAGTTACAGCATGCCTTTAGGGAATTTAAAGACTTGCACGGTAAATGTCGCTTTCATAACTGTGCTCATCAATCTGAACCTGATTGCGCGGTACGTGATGCGGTAGACAGAAATGAAATAGCGCCAGAAAGATTGGCGCTATTTAGACAGCTGCGTTCAGATTCGAAAACAGCAGATACGCAAATTCAGGGAATTAGCCAAGCCAAAGAGCGATGGTCAGCATTAGCAACAAAGCCATCCAAGCGATAA
- the rplS gene encoding 50S ribosomal protein L19, producing the protein MNLIEKIEQEEIARLSANKTLPSFAPGDTVVVSVNVVEGTRKRTQAFEGVVIAKRNRGLNSSFIVRKISSGEGVERTFQTYSPLIASVEVKRRGDVRRAKLYYLRDRSGKSARIKEKLQARTKTVAAPAAE; encoded by the coding sequence ATGAATTTAATTGAAAAAATTGAGCAAGAAGAAATTGCTCGCTTAAGTGCTAACAAAACTTTGCCAAGCTTTGCGCCTGGCGATACAGTGGTTGTTAGCGTAAACGTGGTTGAAGGTACACGTAAGCGTACCCAGGCCTTTGAAGGCGTTGTGATTGCTAAACGTAATCGCGGACTAAATTCTAGCTTTATCGTGCGCAAGATTTCTTCTGGTGAAGGCGTTGAGCGTACTTTCCAAACATACTCACCTTTGATCGCTAGCGTTGAAGTAAAGCGTCGTGGTGATGTCCGTCGTGCAAAGTTGTACTACTTGCGTGATCGTTCTGGTAAGTCTGCACGTATTAAAGAAAAGCTTCAGGCTCGCACCAAGACAGTGGCTGCTCCAGCTGCTGAATAA
- a CDS encoding DNA cytosine methyltransferase — MAKKKLILGELFSGPGGIAIGAEMANDTIKDFSDVELVHGWAVDYHDETVATYRRNVKGADEKTAIVSDVREITAKDLAKISKKIDGFAYGFPCNDFSLVGEHKGIDGHFGPLYTYGLPILNEFNPLFFIAENVGGIRSANEGKTLIKILDDLSNAGKGYTITPHLYKFEEYGVPQARHRVIMVGIRKDLKKTFQPPAPTHIKKQKTCKEAIEKPPIKKGADNHDLTKQHPRVVERLQHIKPGENAWTANLPPHLKLNVTGAQISQIYKRLDPTKPAYTITGSGGGGTHVYHWSEDRALTNRERARLQTFPDNFVFEGNKEAIRRQIGMAVPPEGAKVIFEAIIKTLEGIDYKSVPANIE, encoded by the coding sequence ATGGCTAAGAAAAAATTAATATTAGGTGAGTTGTTCTCAGGACCCGGCGGTATTGCAATTGGCGCAGAAATGGCCAATGACACAATCAAGGATTTCAGTGATGTAGAACTTGTCCACGGTTGGGCTGTTGATTATCACGATGAAACTGTAGCTACATATCGACGCAACGTTAAAGGCGCGGATGAAAAGACCGCGATAGTTTCGGATGTAAGAGAGATAACCGCTAAAGATTTAGCCAAGATATCAAAGAAGATTGATGGCTTTGCTTATGGCTTTCCATGCAACGACTTCTCATTGGTTGGCGAGCATAAAGGTATTGATGGGCATTTCGGCCCTTTATACACATACGGCTTACCAATCCTTAATGAATTCAACCCACTGTTTTTTATTGCTGAGAACGTCGGTGGTATTCGTAGTGCCAATGAAGGTAAAACCTTAATCAAGATTCTTGACGACCTTTCCAATGCCGGTAAAGGTTACACAATCACTCCACATCTTTATAAGTTTGAAGAGTATGGAGTTCCGCAAGCACGACACCGTGTAATCATGGTTGGTATTCGTAAAGATTTAAAGAAAACATTCCAACCACCGGCACCAACGCACATCAAGAAGCAAAAGACGTGTAAAGAGGCTATTGAGAAGCCGCCGATTAAGAAGGGTGCCGATAACCACGACCTTACAAAGCAACATCCAAGAGTCGTTGAGCGCTTGCAACACATCAAGCCCGGCGAGAATGCTTGGACTGCAAACTTGCCGCCTCATTTGAAATTAAATGTAACTGGCGCGCAAATTAGCCAAATCTATAAGAGATTAGATCCAACCAAGCCGGCTTACACAATTACCGGTTCCGGCGGTGGTGGCACTCACGTTTATCACTGGTCAGAAGATAGAGCATTGACGAATAGAGAGCGCGCTCGCTTACAAACCTTTCCAGATAACTTTGTATTTGAAGGTAATAAAGAAGCTATCAGAAGACAAATCGGTATGGCTGTTCCGCCCGAAGGTGCAAAGGTTATCTTTGAAGCGATTATCAAAACTTTAGAAGGTATTGATTACAAATCAGTGCCGGCAAATATCGAGTAA
- a CDS encoding site-specific integrase: MKLKNLFIRQSVFHGETYTHRWNVPDDLKNEFNNKTIIKTRLGNNKKEALIKHAQLEHYYEQRVQLLRSRSAPNMTAIDVLKAYELPVRKLQATELDEFGEPFNQAFIAKGDGLEYDQFPQAYKQAVGIVTGRNTHTLSIALDLYMTATRKRGRSSYDAEKSMKALIALIGDMELSQLRRQNANQFYDWLISQDYKKTTVSTYISSIAKVIKTAIIEGDMTGITNPFASFKVTIDDKDDRNGLTKEMWQEVMSGTDMTPERQLLLQTIFATGARLAEICALRVSDLVIKDEKVTSIAIVVHDGRRLKNSNSVRETPICVDSVSEGLLAASNGKAKNAYLFPSYAETSNTASVYYNRWLKTKFAKEGDTAKIMVHSVRHLLNTAMSNAMVQKELAESILGWSSSQKSMTQYYGLGYNIENKTIAMSKAIEWLEAK, from the coding sequence ATGAAGCTAAAGAATCTATTCATCCGCCAAAGCGTCTTTCATGGTGAAACGTATACCCATCGATGGAATGTCCCGGATGATTTAAAGAATGAGTTCAATAATAAAACGATTATCAAAACACGGCTTGGAAATAACAAGAAAGAGGCGCTCATAAAACACGCTCAGTTGGAGCATTACTATGAGCAAAGGGTCCAACTCCTCCGATCACGTAGCGCGCCCAATATGACCGCTATAGATGTTTTAAAGGCTTATGAGTTGCCCGTCCGGAAACTCCAAGCCACAGAGTTAGACGAGTTTGGTGAGCCATTCAATCAAGCCTTTATTGCCAAGGGTGATGGGCTTGAATACGACCAATTCCCACAAGCCTATAAACAAGCTGTTGGAATCGTTACTGGTAGGAATACCCACACCTTATCAATTGCCTTAGATTTATATATGACCGCAACTCGTAAGCGTGGTCGCTCTTCTTATGACGCTGAGAAATCTATGAAGGCGCTAATCGCTCTTATTGGCGATATGGAGCTATCTCAATTACGCCGTCAAAACGCCAATCAATTCTATGACTGGTTGATTTCGCAAGATTACAAGAAAACTACCGTGTCGACGTATATCTCATCGATCGCAAAGGTAATTAAGACCGCCATCATCGAAGGCGATATGACTGGTATTACAAATCCATTCGCTTCATTCAAAGTAACGATTGACGATAAAGATGATAGAAACGGTTTAACCAAGGAAATGTGGCAAGAGGTAATGAGTGGCACTGATATGACGCCCGAGCGCCAACTACTCCTTCAAACCATCTTTGCCACTGGTGCGCGTCTTGCCGAGATATGCGCTTTGCGGGTAAGCGATCTAGTTATCAAAGACGAGAAGGTAACTTCTATCGCAATTGTGGTCCATGACGGTAGAAGATTAAAAAATTCAAACTCTGTCCGAGAAACACCGATCTGTGTTGATAGCGTTAGCGAGGGCTTGCTTGCCGCAAGTAATGGCAAAGCGAAGAATGCATATTTATTCCCAAGTTACGCTGAAACATCAAACACCGCTAGCGTGTATTACAACCGTTGGTTAAAAACTAAGTTTGCTAAAGAGGGTGATACCGCTAAGATCATGGTTCACTCAGTGCGCCACTTGCTCAACACCGCTATGTCAAATGCTATGGTGCAAAAAGAGCTTGCCGAATCTATTCTTGGTTGGTCATCTTCTCAAAAATCTATGACTCAATACTACGGTTTGGGCTATAACATTGAGAATAAAACTATAGCTATGAGTAAAGCGATTGAGTGGTTGGAAGCAAAATGA
- a CDS encoding CoA pyrophosphatase produces the protein MPKTSQPEEDVINVAAPPGFNAEAIPIHEVCVNDKKVAPEFLEPEGLKTRLQYPPEWQPEITDENRHVIATDIISKRQAAGKITRAAVLIPLLLKENGLSVLLTQRTNHLRDHAGQISFPGGRMDPEDLSPDDTALRESQEEIGLDPKRVEIIGYLPQYLTVSGYSVTPVVGLVQAQEEYVLDEFEVADVFEVPLHFLLDPANHQIRLWQSEQGGRRFYSIPYENRFIWGATAGMLRNLYHLLKV, from the coding sequence ATGCCCAAGACCTCTCAGCCTGAAGAAGACGTAATCAATGTCGCTGCGCCTCCAGGCTTTAATGCGGAAGCCATTCCGATTCATGAGGTTTGCGTCAATGACAAAAAAGTAGCGCCTGAATTTCTCGAGCCAGAGGGCTTAAAGACCCGTCTTCAATATCCACCGGAGTGGCAACCAGAGATTACCGATGAGAATCGTCATGTGATTGCTACCGATATCATCTCTAAGCGCCAAGCTGCTGGCAAGATAACGCGAGCAGCGGTATTGATCCCTTTGTTGTTAAAAGAGAATGGCCTCTCAGTATTGCTGACGCAAAGAACGAATCATTTGCGTGATCATGCAGGGCAGATTAGCTTTCCGGGTGGACGGATGGATCCAGAAGATCTTAGTCCCGATGACACTGCATTGAGGGAGAGTCAGGAAGAGATTGGCCTTGATCCTAAACGGGTGGAAATTATTGGCTATCTTCCGCAGTATTTGACTGTTTCTGGTTACAGCGTCACACCAGTAGTGGGGTTGGTGCAAGCTCAGGAAGAATATGTTTTAGATGAGTTTGAGGTGGCGGATGTTTTTGAAGTGCCGCTACATTTTTTACTAGATCCAGCCAACCATCAGATCAGGCTGTGGCAAAGCGAGCAGGGTGGTCGTCGTTTTTATTCGATTCCTTATGAGAACCGCTTTATTTGGGGCGCTACTGCGGGAATGTTGCGGAACCTATATCATTTATTAAAAGTATGA
- a CDS encoding polyhydroxyalkanoate synthesis regulator DNA-binding domain-containing protein, protein MKPITYVKYPNRRLYDTENSCYVTFPNLRLKIMEGRDIVVLDNKTKEDVTREVLVSIIMEESFVGEPLFSEDLMKMIIRFYGNPMQALLTNSLDQGLQILTGIWSTLSANKKNTEDSK, encoded by the coding sequence ATGAAACCGATCACCTACGTCAAATACCCAAATAGAAGGCTCTACGATACTGAAAACAGTTGCTACGTAACCTTTCCCAATCTTCGTTTAAAGATTATGGAAGGGCGCGACATCGTTGTTCTCGATAACAAAACCAAAGAGGACGTTACACGCGAGGTATTGGTTAGCATCATTATGGAAGAGTCGTTTGTTGGAGAACCTCTTTTCAGTGAAGATTTAATGAAGATGATTATTAGGTTTTATGGAAACCCAATGCAAGCACTTTTAACCAACTCATTGGATCAAGGCTTGCAAATATTGACTGGCATTTGGTCAACCCTCAGTGCAAACAAAAAGAATACAGAAGATAGTAAATAG
- a CDS encoding M48 family metallopeptidase, which yields MTFTIIFLIAFIASFGLRHWLSQRQIRYVAQHRDAVPTEFAEKVTLAEHQKAADYTIAKLRLAILENGVSAVILIAFTLLGGLEILNLVLLQLLGEGIAQQIALLVSIVIISGILDLPFSWYKQFYLEERFGFNRMNKKLFFSDMVKGLSVGGAIGIPLLWVILTLMLKAGDLWWLWAWAVLSIFSLLMQWIFPTFIAPLFNKFQALEEGPLKTQIEALLSRCDFASQGLFVMDGSKRSAHGNAFFAGMGKAKRIVFFDTLIEKLNPGEVEAVLAHELGHFKCKHIRKRLIVSFALSFAMFALLGWISTQVWFYTDLGVMPNLNGYNGGLALALFMLVSPVFSFFFTPLGSLASRKHEYEADGFAAEKSSAKDLISALVKLYQDNAATLTPDPIYTAFYSSHPPAPLRIANLQRLS from the coding sequence ATGACATTCACAATTATTTTCCTAATCGCTTTTATTGCCAGTTTTGGCCTGCGCCACTGGCTCTCCCAACGTCAAATTCGCTATGTTGCCCAGCATCGAGATGCGGTCCCGACAGAGTTTGCTGAAAAAGTCACTCTAGCCGAACACCAAAAAGCTGCTGACTACACGATCGCAAAATTGCGCTTAGCGATTTTAGAAAACGGGGTGAGCGCCGTCATTTTAATTGCCTTCACATTGTTGGGCGGATTAGAAATCCTCAATCTTGTTCTTCTACAATTACTTGGTGAAGGTATTGCACAACAAATTGCACTGCTAGTATCGATTGTCATCATCTCCGGAATACTGGATCTACCTTTCTCTTGGTACAAACAGTTTTATCTTGAAGAGCGCTTTGGCTTTAATCGCATGAATAAAAAATTGTTCTTTAGCGACATGGTGAAAGGTTTGTCGGTAGGTGGCGCCATTGGCATTCCCTTGCTATGGGTCATCCTCACACTCATGCTCAAGGCTGGCGATCTTTGGTGGCTCTGGGCGTGGGCTGTACTTTCGATATTTAGTCTGTTGATGCAGTGGATCTTCCCAACCTTCATTGCACCCTTATTTAATAAGTTTCAAGCATTAGAAGAAGGTCCACTCAAAACCCAAATTGAGGCCTTACTAAGCCGTTGCGATTTTGCTAGTCAAGGCTTGTTTGTTATGGATGGTAGTAAGCGTAGCGCCCATGGCAATGCATTCTTTGCTGGCATGGGTAAAGCCAAGCGCATTGTGTTCTTTGACACCCTCATTGAAAAACTCAATCCTGGTGAAGTAGAAGCAGTGCTCGCGCATGAGTTGGGTCACTTTAAGTGCAAACATATTCGTAAGCGTCTCATCGTTTCCTTTGCCTTAAGCTTTGCTATGTTTGCATTACTCGGCTGGATCAGCACGCAGGTTTGGTTCTATACCGACCTGGGTGTAATGCCTAATCTGAATGGCTATAATGGCGGTCTGGCTTTAGCACTATTTATGTTGGTCTCGCCCGTATTTAGCTTCTTCTTCACGCCACTAGGAAGTCTTGCTTCGCGTAAACATGAATATGAGGCCGATGGCTTTGCCGCAGAAAAATCATCAGCAAAAGATTTAATTTCTGCCCTAGTAAAGTTATATCAAGATAACGCTGCAACACTGACGCCAGATCCAATCTATACCGCCTTTTATAGCTCGCATCCACCTGCGCCACTGCGTATCGCAAACCTACAGCGCCTTAGCTGA